The following coding sequences are from one Treponema parvum window:
- the glpK gene encoding glycerol kinase GlpK — MSKYIMSLDSGTTSNRCILFNKKGRICGTAQKEFRQIYPKPGWVEHDANEIWATQYAVAVEAMEKIGAKAENIEAIGIANQRETTVVWDKNTGEPVYNAIVWQCRRTAEFVDSLKRQGLSDLFRDKTGLILDAYFSGTKLRWILENVRGAREKAENGELLFGTIDTWLIWKLSQGKTHVTDYSNASRTMLFNIHTLQWDDEILKILNIPKSMLPEVKPSSCVYGEADSSYFGKSVKIAGAAGDQQAALFGQTCFNAGEAKNTYGTGCFMLMNTGEKPVSSKNGLITTIAWGIDGKINYALEGSIFVAGAAVQWLRDELRIIDTSADSEYMATRVKDTHGCYVVPAFTGLGAPYWDQYARGIIVGITRGVNKYHIIRATLQSIAFLTNDVLSAMKKDSGIDLSVLKVDGGACKNNFLMQTQADIINAPIQRPRCVESTATGAAYLAGLATGYWKDKDDVIKNRAVDKLFKPEMPSEERLKILKGWQKAVKYAFDWAKDE; from the coding sequence ATGTCTAAATATATTATGTCTTTGGATTCGGGAACCACCAGCAATCGCTGTATCCTCTTTAATAAAAAAGGCCGCATATGCGGTACGGCGCAAAAAGAATTCCGGCAGATCTATCCTAAACCCGGATGGGTGGAACACGACGCAAATGAAATTTGGGCAACGCAGTACGCAGTCGCCGTTGAAGCTATGGAAAAAATAGGAGCCAAGGCGGAAAACATCGAAGCTATAGGAATCGCAAACCAAAGGGAAACTACCGTAGTTTGGGACAAAAACACAGGCGAACCTGTATACAATGCGATAGTGTGGCAATGCCGCAGAACGGCGGAATTTGTCGATTCTCTTAAACGGCAGGGGCTTTCGGATCTGTTTAGGGATAAGACGGGACTTATCCTTGACGCGTATTTTTCAGGAACAAAACTGCGCTGGATACTTGAGAACGTTCGCGGAGCAAGAGAAAAGGCTGAAAACGGCGAACTTCTGTTCGGCACTATAGACACATGGCTGATTTGGAAACTTTCACAGGGGAAAACCCATGTAACGGACTATTCGAACGCTTCCAGGACAATGCTTTTCAACATCCACACGTTACAGTGGGACGACGAGATTTTAAAGATTTTAAACATTCCTAAAAGTATGCTGCCTGAAGTAAAGCCTTCAAGCTGCGTTTACGGCGAAGCCGATTCTTCTTATTTCGGAAAATCCGTAAAAATAGCGGGAGCCGCAGGCGATCAACAGGCGGCCTTATTCGGACAGACGTGTTTTAATGCGGGAGAAGCAAAAAACACATACGGCACCGGTTGTTTTATGCTTATGAATACCGGCGAAAAACCCGTTTCGTCAAAAAACGGGCTTATCACGACGATCGCATGGGGAATCGACGGAAAAATCAACTATGCGCTCGAAGGTTCCATCTTCGTCGCAGGGGCCGCCGTCCAATGGCTTCGCGACGAGCTTCGCATAATCGACACGTCTGCGGACTCGGAATATATGGCGACGCGCGTAAAAGACACGCACGGCTGCTATGTAGTCCCCGCCTTTACAGGACTGGGAGCGCCGTACTGGGATCAATATGCGCGCGGTATCATCGTGGGAATAACGCGCGGAGTCAATAAGTATCACATCATAAGGGCAACGCTGCAATCCATAGCGTTCTTAACAAACGACGTTCTTTCCGCCATGAAAAAAGATTCGGGAATAGATCTTTCGGTATTGAAAGTAGACGGAGGAGCGTGTAAAAATAATTTTCTTATGCAGACACAGGCCGATATAATAAATGCGCCTATCCAGCGTCCGCGCTGCGTCGAAAGCACGGCCACGGGAGCGGCCTATCTTGCAGGTCTTGCCACAGGATATTGGAAAGACAAAGACGACGTGATTAAAAACCGCGCCGTCGATAAACTTTTCAAACCTGAAATGCCGTCCGAAGAGCGCCTTAAAATATTAAAGGGTTGGCAAAAGGCCGTAAAATATGCCTTTGACTGGGCAAAAGACGAATAA
- the tsaB gene encoding tRNA (adenosine(37)-N6)-threonylcarbamoyltransferase complex dimerization subunit type 1 TsaB — MKSTTGLTELWNKIKMKALAVDSANRKIFIAAKNEDKTVTAVFDIAMKQSENLLPAIDYVLKQTDLESKYLDYTVLCKGPGSFTGLRLGISALKAIELAHDIPVYGISSLETYAYPFRDLSKVIVPVIDAKRDRFYAAAYEGEKTILEAEDYEAKDLAESLKNFKNLLICGPDYEAFIFVLKNLLPDFKGSINHIKGNIPSTDSLFAIAEEMIEKKQAPLADYEGPEYLRLSEAEKNLSE, encoded by the coding sequence TTGAAATCGACAACTGGCCTTACGGAACTTTGGAATAAAATAAAGATGAAAGCCTTAGCCGTTGACTCTGCAAACAGAAAAATTTTTATAGCTGCAAAAAATGAAGATAAAACGGTAACCGCCGTATTCGATATAGCGATGAAGCAATCCGAAAATCTCCTTCCTGCGATAGACTACGTGCTTAAACAGACCGATCTTGAGAGCAAGTATCTTGATTATACGGTTTTGTGCAAGGGGCCTGGCTCTTTTACGGGACTGAGGCTCGGGATTTCGGCGTTAAAGGCTATTGAATTGGCGCACGACATTCCGGTTTACGGAATTTCATCTCTTGAAACCTATGCGTACCCGTTCAGAGATCTTTCAAAGGTCATAGTCCCCGTTATAGACGCAAAACGGGACAGGTTTTATGCAGCCGCATACGAGGGTGAAAAAACGATCCTTGAAGCAGAAGATTATGAAGCAAAGGATCTTGCAGAAAGTCTTAAAAATTTTAAAAATTTGCTCATTTGCGGTCCGGACTATGAGGCGTTTATTTTTGTTCTAAAAAACCTTTTGCCGGATTTTAAAGGTTCGATAAATCATATAAAAGGAAATATTCCTTCAACGGACAGTTTATTTGCCATTGCCGAAGAAATGATAGAAAAAAAACAAGCCCCGCTTGCGGACTACGAGGGACCTGAATATTTGCGATTAAGCGAAGCTGAAAAAAATCTTTCGGAATAA
- a CDS encoding ATP-dependent Clp protease proteolytic subunit, with the protein MNERMNSLVPYVVERSGNGERTYDIFSRLLKDRIIFVDGDINDAMADLIVAQILFLESENPEKDISMYINSPGGSVTAGLAIYDTMQYVRCDIQTICMGQAASMAAILLAGGSEGKRFALPSSRVMIHQPWGGVQGQESDIAIQAKEIIRLKKLTIQYFAEKTKKPEKKVAADMERDFYMPAKEALEYGIIDHIMEGRKKDDKIR; encoded by the coding sequence ATGAATGAACGGATGAATTCTCTTGTTCCGTATGTCGTGGAACGCAGCGGAAACGGAGAGCGCACATATGACATTTTTTCACGACTCTTAAAGGACAGAATCATATTTGTAGACGGTGATATTAACGACGCCATGGCCGATCTGATTGTAGCGCAAATACTGTTTCTCGAATCCGAAAATCCCGAAAAAGACATAAGCATGTATATAAATTCTCCGGGAGGCTCGGTCACGGCCGGACTTGCAATATACGATACCATGCAATACGTAAGATGCGATATTCAGACGATATGCATGGGACAGGCGGCAAGCATGGCGGCAATCCTGCTTGCAGGCGGTTCCGAGGGAAAAAGGTTCGCACTACCCTCTTCACGTGTGATGATCCACCAACCTTGGGGCGGAGTTCAAGGACAGGAAAGCGACATCGCAATTCAGGCTAAAGAGATCATAAGGTTAAAAAAGCTTACGATACAGTACTTTGCTGAAAAAACAAAAAAACCGGAAAAGAAAGTTGCAGCCGATATGGAAAGAGACTTTTACATGCCGGCAAAAGAAGCGCTCGAATACGGCATTATCGACCACATTATGGAGGGAAGAAAAAAAGATGATAAGATTCGGTAA
- a CDS encoding flagellar hook-associated protein 3, whose product MSRISSNMANTSVQFNLRNQEARVNKANNQMGSQQRIQQLRDDPIAAGHLVRYQSYWTRINNFEKNAQTLSDAYVVREGYMSSSLDMMQRIRELAVTGANGVYQKDDLKNMASEVDELLQQLVQNANAISSDGNSLFAGTNLKTTPFDIEMGSIQGYPDPVISNVRYNGNIDTNKIEIDENKYIVSDSAGNRVFWAEQQQLYGGRDLSSWQADADSVISVDGTQVKISAGDNVYALISKINDSGAPVKASIDPVTNGLNLVTTDPHQLWLEDVQGEVLSGLGIIKDSSQRPPYNIGNNVRVAGGSMFDAVIALRDAMLSGDTETIGGRALGLIDGGISNLVTRLAKSGSEYERLQQNVMRNSQTALNVDQQISREGDLDFTKAVTDMKMLEYVYQATLHTAGQLYRNSLLNYMR is encoded by the coding sequence ATGAGTAGAATCAGTTCAAATATGGCAAACACTTCGGTGCAGTTTAATCTAAGAAACCAGGAGGCTCGCGTAAATAAGGCGAATAATCAAATGGGAAGCCAGCAGCGCATACAGCAGCTGCGCGACGATCCCATTGCGGCCGGTCATCTGGTACGTTATCAGTCATATTGGACGCGTATAAATAACTTTGAAAAAAATGCGCAAACGTTAAGCGACGCCTATGTCGTACGCGAAGGGTACATGTCGAGTTCCCTTGATATGATGCAAAGAATAAGAGAACTTGCCGTCACCGGTGCAAACGGCGTCTATCAAAAAGACGATCTTAAAAACATGGCGTCGGAAGTCGACGAATTGCTTCAACAGCTTGTCCAAAATGCAAACGCCATAAGTTCCGACGGTAACTCGCTTTTCGCAGGAACAAATCTGAAGACAACCCCGTTTGATATTGAAATGGGCAGTATTCAAGGCTATCCGGATCCTGTTATTTCAAACGTACGATATAACGGTAATATCGATACGAATAAGATCGAAATCGATGAAAATAAGTACATAGTTTCGGACAGCGCGGGTAACCGTGTATTTTGGGCGGAACAACAGCAGCTTTACGGCGGGCGGGATCTTTCAAGCTGGCAGGCCGATGCGGACAGCGTTATTTCCGTAGACGGGACACAAGTTAAAATTTCCGCAGGAGATAACGTATACGCTCTTATTTCAAAGATAAACGACAGCGGAGCTCCCGTAAAAGCTTCCATCGATCCTGTGACGAACGGTTTAAACCTTGTAACCACAGATCCTCATCAGCTTTGGCTTGAAGACGTGCAGGGCGAGGTTTTGAGCGGACTCGGCATAATAAAGGATTCAAGTCAGAGACCGCCGTATAATATCGGCAATAACGTGCGCGTAGCAGGCGGTTCCATGTTTGACGCCGTTATCGCTTTGCGCGACGCGATGCTTTCAGGCGATACTGAAACAATAGGCGGACGCGCTCTAGGCTTGATCGACGGCGGCATTTCAAACCTTGTTACGCGGCTTGCAAAGTCCGGCTCCGAATATGAGCGCTTGCAGCAAAACGTTATGCGCAATTCACAGACAGCTCTCAATGTCGATCAGCAAATATCCCGTGAAGGCGATCTTGATTTTACAAAGGCCGTTACGGATATGAAGATGTTGGAATATGTTTACCAAGCGACTCTTCATACGGCGGGGCAATTATACAGAAATTCGCTTTTAAATTATATGAGATGA
- the csrA gene encoding carbon storage regulator CsrA produces MLILARKIDEKIKIGEDITLTIIEVRGDQVKIGVEAPKNIRVFRQEVFDAIQSENKAAVAPENESLDEISKLFKK; encoded by the coding sequence ATGCTGATCCTTGCCCGAAAAATCGACGAAAAGATCAAAATAGGCGAAGATATCACGTTGACGATTATTGAAGTACGCGGCGATCAAGTAAAGATAGGAGTAGAAGCTCCTAAAAACATAAGAGTTTTCCGCCAAGAGGTTTTTGACGCCATTCAGAGTGAAAATAAGGCGGCCGTCGCTCCCGAAAACGAGTCCTTGGACGAAATTTCAAAACTGTTCAAAAAGTGA
- the clpX gene encoding ATP-dependent Clp protease ATP-binding subunit ClpX, producing the protein MIRFGNSSSQYCSFCGKPADEKRRLVAAPAGNIFICDQCTAVCQSVLDQEERSVSPIEMSEVPSPKEFKNYLDQYVVGQDDAKKILSVAVYNHYKRMSKSANKKQENDIQIEKSNVLLIGPTGSGKTLLAKTLAQRLKVPFAIADATTLTEAGYVGEDVENVLLKLINAADGNIASAERGIVFIDEIDKISRKSENTSITRDVSGEGVQQALLKIIEGTKASVPPQGGRKHPNQEMIEIDTTNILFILGGAFVGLDKIIEQRISEHSMGFGSNINTMSGEQRMALLNQVCPDDLVKFGLIPELIGRMPIMVALKELTKDDLVAILTQPKNAITKQFKASFAIDDVNLSFTDEAIEEIADIAIKQKTGARGLRTIVEKILMDFMFEVPSIKGKKKLEVTKAIVRQQKIDDIASLLTEQKTAQTA; encoded by the coding sequence ATGATAAGATTCGGTAATTCATCGTCCCAATATTGTTCTTTTTGCGGCAAACCCGCAGACGAAAAACGGAGATTAGTGGCGGCACCTGCAGGAAATATCTTTATATGCGATCAATGTACGGCCGTATGTCAGAGCGTCCTCGATCAGGAAGAGCGTTCAGTTTCTCCCATAGAGATGAGCGAGGTTCCTTCTCCCAAAGAGTTTAAAAACTATTTGGACCAATATGTGGTCGGTCAGGACGATGCAAAAAAGATTCTTTCGGTGGCCGTATATAATCATTACAAACGAATGTCCAAGTCCGCAAATAAAAAGCAGGAAAACGACATACAGATCGAAAAATCTAACGTTCTTTTAATAGGCCCTACCGGCAGCGGTAAAACTTTGCTTGCGAAGACTCTCGCCCAAAGGCTAAAGGTTCCTTTTGCCATAGCCGACGCTACGACGCTAACCGAGGCGGGTTATGTAGGCGAAGACGTCGAAAACGTGCTTTTAAAACTTATAAACGCTGCAGACGGTAACATAGCTTCAGCGGAGCGCGGAATCGTCTTTATCGACGAAATCGATAAAATTTCACGTAAAAGTGAAAACACATCCATAACGCGGGATGTTTCAGGCGAAGGCGTTCAGCAAGCCTTGCTTAAAATAATAGAAGGCACAAAGGCAAGCGTCCCTCCCCAAGGCGGGCGGAAACATCCCAATCAGGAAATGATTGAAATAGACACCACTAACATTCTTTTTATACTCGGGGGAGCATTTGTGGGGCTCGACAAAATCATTGAACAGCGCATTTCCGAACATTCTATGGGATTCGGTTCAAATATAAACACGATGAGCGGAGAACAGCGCATGGCGCTGCTAAATCAAGTCTGTCCCGACGATCTGGTAAAATTCGGTCTAATTCCGGAATTGATCGGACGCATGCCTATAATGGTCGCTTTAAAAGAACTCACGAAAGACGACTTGGTCGCAATTCTAACCCAGCCTAAAAATGCCATTACGAAGCAGTTTAAGGCGTCATTCGCCATTGACGACGTTAACCTGTCTTTTACGGATGAGGCGATTGAAGAAATAGCGGATATAGCGATAAAACAAAAGACGGGAGCCAGAGGACTGCGCACAATCGTCGAAAAAATCCTCATGGATTTTATGTTTGAAGTTCCGAGCATAAAAGGCAAAAAGAAGCTTGAAGTTACAAAGGCGATCGTGCGGCAGCAAAAGATTGACGACATAGCCTCTTTGCTGACCGAACAAAAAACCGCCCAAACCGCGTAA
- the tsaE gene encoding tRNA (adenosine(37)-N6)-threonylcarbamoyltransferase complex ATPase subunit type 1 TsaE, protein MTLKTSSSEKTVEFGKKIASYLKKGDIIALQGPLAAGKTTLTKGIAEGLKVKDTITSPTFCIISEYEGSMPLYHMDVYRLDGAQDFINLGIDDMLYGNGVSIIEWSEKIMEELPKKTIVIRLKPEDDGTRTVEIDNWPYGTLE, encoded by the coding sequence ATTACGTTAAAAACAAGCTCAAGCGAAAAAACGGTGGAGTTCGGTAAAAAAATCGCCTCATATTTAAAAAAAGGCGATATCATTGCATTGCAGGGGCCGCTCGCCGCAGGAAAGACAACGTTAACGAAGGGCATAGCGGAAGGTTTAAAAGTAAAGGATACCATAACCAGCCCCACATTTTGCATTATTTCCGAATACGAAGGAAGCATGCCGCTGTACCACATGGATGTATACCGCTTAGACGGGGCGCAGGATTTTATAAACTTGGGCATCGACGATATGCTTTACGGAAACGGAGTGAGCATTATCGAATGGAGTGAAAAAATAATGGAAGAACTCCCTAAAAAGACCATAGTGATCCGCCTTAAACCTGAGGACGACGGAACAAGAACCGTTGAAATCGACAACTGGCCTTACGGAACTTTGGAATAA
- the flgK gene encoding flagellar hook-associated protein FlgK has product MASSFAGIEIGKRSLNAHNQSITTAGHNITNAGTEGYSRQRVEIKAFDPIYRPDLSRAEVPGQIGQGAAAQSINRLRDEMLDQRITAQANQESYWATREKYYMMLEQIYNEPADVSIRSNMDKFWQGWQELSVHPESQAARQAVVTRGETLTESIHQRWASLAGIGNLLNGDIEATVKQVNNFANQIANLNGEIVRSRAMGDNPNDLLDRRDLLVEKLSALVNITSDQRDKDEFMIHVDGQILVQGSVARNFDVQSVTDNNGYSKVVWKDTGNNAFFTGGTLGALIELRDVDVRNEIQSLNTMTLNFADLVNDIHRNAIGANGVTGQDFFVQQPFVTNVNGNYDSTGDGNFDSTYVFRFTGTNALNAQDNIGLEGVITLSGQDGNVQVPYYATDTVEKLINRINDSTGEVKAYLDRNNALVLKATPAQDVELPDFVIRRVEDSGFFLSGYAGILNGSGEENAYDFAQADAVNALNGAQIAVSPVLNPAAYIEINKVLRNDVMGVAAAYPDAAGMMNLGDGKAAVDIAAIRNTPIMIGRLRTLDDYFADSVTNVGLKGEQAETNLLSQNALMADLRNLRDSISGVNIDEELADIMKFQHGYNAAAKYVTVVDEMLDTIINRLGV; this is encoded by the coding sequence ATGGCATCATCATTCGCAGGAATTGAAATAGGAAAAAGGAGCCTTAACGCTCATAATCAGTCGATCACTACTGCAGGACACAATATCACCAACGCGGGCACTGAAGGATATTCCAGGCAGCGGGTTGAAATAAAGGCGTTTGATCCGATTTACAGACCGGATCTAAGCCGTGCGGAAGTTCCCGGACAGATAGGACAGGGGGCGGCGGCACAGAGCATAAATCGTCTGCGTGACGAAATGCTTGATCAGCGTATTACCGCACAGGCAAATCAGGAATCCTATTGGGCTACGCGCGAAAAATATTACATGATGCTTGAACAGATCTATAACGAACCTGCCGATGTTTCAATACGCAGTAATATGGATAAGTTTTGGCAAGGCTGGCAGGAACTTTCCGTTCATCCTGAAAGCCAAGCCGCCAGGCAAGCCGTCGTAACGCGCGGAGAAACCCTTACGGAATCCATTCATCAAAGATGGGCTTCGCTCGCCGGAATCGGGAATCTTTTAAACGGCGATATCGAAGCTACCGTAAAACAAGTAAATAATTTTGCAAATCAAATTGCAAATTTGAACGGTGAAATAGTACGTTCGCGAGCCATGGGAGACAACCCGAACGATCTGCTCGACCGCCGCGATCTTTTAGTTGAAAAATTGTCCGCCCTTGTAAATATTACAAGCGATCAACGCGATAAAGACGAATTTATGATCCACGTCGACGGGCAAATCCTTGTACAAGGATCTGTCGCAAGAAATTTTGACGTTCAATCCGTTACCGACAACAACGGTTATTCTAAAGTAGTGTGGAAAGACACGGGAAACAACGCCTTCTTTACGGGAGGAACGCTGGGCGCTCTTATCGAATTGCGTGACGTTGACGTAAGAAATGAAATTCAAAGTCTTAATACGATGACGCTGAATTTTGCAGACCTTGTGAACGACATCCATAGAAACGCGATAGGCGCTAACGGGGTTACGGGTCAGGACTTTTTTGTACAGCAGCCCTTTGTCACGAACGTAAACGGGAACTACGACTCTACGGGCGACGGTAACTTTGACAGCACTTACGTATTTCGCTTTACGGGAACGAACGCTCTGAACGCCCAGGACAATATAGGTCTTGAAGGCGTTATAACTCTTTCCGGTCAGGACGGGAACGTACAAGTTCCGTACTATGCGACGGACACGGTTGAAAAATTAATAAACCGCATAAACGACAGTACGGGAGAAGTGAAGGCTTATTTGGATAGAAATAACGCCCTCGTTTTAAAAGCCACGCCCGCGCAGGATGTCGAACTTCCTGATTTTGTCATTCGCCGCGTTGAAGATTCCGGTTTTTTTCTGTCGGGCTACGCGGGAATTTTAAATGGAAGCGGAGAAGAGAACGCATATGACTTTGCTCAAGCGGATGCAGTAAACGCTCTTAACGGCGCACAGATTGCGGTGTCGCCTGTTTTAAATCCCGCGGCATATATTGAAATAAATAAAGTCTTACGCAACGACGTCATGGGCGTCGCCGCAGCTTATCCCGACGCCGCCGGAATGATGAATCTCGGCGACGGAAAGGCCGCTGTGGATATTGCCGCGATAAGAAACACTCCGATTATGATCGGGCGGCTCAGAACGCTTGACGATTACTTTGCGGACTCCGTCACGAACGTAGGTTTAAAAGGCGAACAGGCGGAAACAAATCTTTTAAGTCAAAACGCTCTTATGGCCGATTTGAGAAATCTCAGGGATTCCATAAGCGGAGTGAATATTGACGAAGAGCTGGCAGATATAATGAAATTCCAGCACGGTTACAATGCGGCTGCAAAGTATGTAACCGTAGTGGATGAAATGCTTGATACGATCATAAACAGGCTCGGCGTATAG
- the tig gene encoding trigger factor: MKLSKKIEELEKSAVKLTVTVDKDDVAENYKQIVLKYAKNAQVPGFRKGHVPVSILERKYGNALKADVMTDLIDKALNEIFSDENEKELRPLPYAQPAMDTLPEFDAAKDLTFSVTYDVFPRVKNIDVKGVTVKEPQVTITEKEVEEELKAVQDRNATVMDKKDDEKVQKDDIVTINYSETDDDGNVIESSKREGFVFTVGSGENIYKIDDDIIGMKKGETKDIVKKYKKDDDNKELAGKTKKISVTVTAIKIRNLPKLDDELAQDVNEKYKTLDDLKKDITKNLELAKNRRISEMKNNDLLSQLIEKNKFDIPSSMLDAELQSRWKMMAQQFQTTTEQLDKMISSAGQSKEGMLKEWTGDSEKMLKSRIIVESLLRDRNISITPEEIDEEYKRIAEESGATVDEIKKRYADPRAKEYLIDEAKEQKLYKQLYGEVKVVKGDKVAFADLFKR; encoded by the coding sequence ATGAAACTCTCGAAAAAAATTGAAGAACTGGAAAAATCCGCCGTTAAATTGACGGTTACCGTTGATAAAGACGATGTAGCTGAAAACTACAAACAGATCGTCTTAAAATATGCTAAAAATGCCCAAGTCCCCGGATTCAGAAAAGGCCACGTACCTGTTTCCATTTTGGAAAGAAAATACGGGAACGCCCTTAAAGCCGACGTTATGACCGACTTAATAGACAAAGCGTTAAACGAAATTTTTTCCGACGAAAATGAAAAAGAACTTCGCCCGCTACCGTATGCGCAACCGGCTATGGACACTCTTCCGGAATTCGACGCGGCCAAAGATTTGACTTTTTCGGTAACCTATGACGTATTTCCGAGAGTAAAAAACATCGATGTCAAAGGCGTCACTGTAAAAGAACCGCAGGTAACTATAACGGAAAAAGAAGTCGAAGAAGAGCTTAAGGCCGTTCAGGATCGTAACGCCACAGTGATGGACAAAAAAGACGATGAAAAAGTTCAAAAGGACGATATAGTTACGATCAACTACAGCGAAACGGACGACGACGGCAATGTGATAGAATCGTCAAAACGGGAAGGGTTTGTCTTTACCGTAGGCAGCGGAGAAAATATCTATAAGATCGACGATGATATAATAGGAATGAAAAAAGGCGAAACAAAGGACATCGTTAAAAAATATAAAAAAGACGACGACAACAAAGAGCTCGCCGGAAAAACAAAAAAAATCAGCGTGACGGTTACGGCAATAAAAATAAGGAATTTGCCCAAGCTTGACGACGAGTTGGCGCAGGACGTAAATGAAAAATATAAAACCCTTGACGACCTAAAAAAAGATATCACGAAGAACCTTGAACTTGCAAAAAATCGCCGTATATCGGAAATGAAGAACAACGACTTGCTTTCTCAGCTTATAGAAAAAAACAAATTCGACATTCCGTCTTCGATGCTTGACGCGGAACTTCAGAGCCGCTGGAAGATGATGGCACAGCAATTCCAAACGACAACCGAACAGCTCGATAAAATGATAAGTTCGGCCGGACAGTCAAAAGAAGGAATGCTTAAAGAATGGACAGGCGACAGTGAAAAGATGCTTAAATCAAGAATTATAGTGGAATCGCTTTTGCGTGACCGAAATATTTCAATAACGCCCGAAGAGATTGACGAAGAATACAAGCGCATAGCCGAAGAAAGCGGCGCGACGGTAGATGAAATAAAAAAACGCTATGCGGATCCCAGAGCCAAAGAATATCTTATCGACGAAGCAAAGGAGCAAAAACTTTATAAACAGCTTTACGGCGAAGTAAAAGTTGTCAAAGGCGATAAGGTAGCATTTGCGGATCTGTTCAAACGCTGA
- a CDS encoding glycerol-3-phosphate responsive antiterminator produces MDFFSDSKIITAVRNEDTFNKCLKSDCKVVFLLFGTILTVSDYVRKLKEHNKTVFVHLDLIEGLSSSRSSVDYIDKMTEADGIISIKQSLLKYAKTLGFITVLRVFMLDSKSIESLEKIDSDPSVDIIEMMPGVTLTILCNEIAGSKKTIIAGGLIRSGDDVTRILRSGASAISTSDSRLWE; encoded by the coding sequence ATGGATTTTTTTTCGGATTCAAAGATAATTACGGCTGTAAGAAACGAGGATACTTTTAATAAATGTTTGAAAAGCGATTGTAAGGTTGTTTTTCTTTTATTCGGCACTATTCTTACCGTTTCCGACTATGTGCGAAAGTTGAAGGAACATAATAAAACCGTCTTCGTTCATCTTGATTTGATCGAAGGGCTTTCAAGCAGCAGGTCGTCGGTCGACTATATCGATAAGATGACCGAAGCCGACGGAATAATTTCCATAAAGCAAAGTCTTTTGAAATACGCCAAAACGCTCGGTTTTATAACAGTCCTTCGCGTTTTTATGCTGGATTCAAAATCGATAGAATCTCTTGAAAAAATCGATTCGGATCCGTCCGTTGATATAATAGAAATGATGCCCGGCGTAACGCTTACCATTTTATGCAATGAAATCGCAGGCAGCAAAAAGACGATTATAGCAGGCGGCCTTATAAGAAGCGGGGACGATGTTACGAGGATTCTCCGCTCGGGCGCGAGCGCCATCTCCACGTCCGACAGCCGCCTTTGGGAATAA
- the fliW gene encoding flagellar assembly protein FliW, with amino-acid sequence MDVKTKSMGIISVDEDHVITLPDGLFGFEDFKKYALVDSQYEPLLLMQSLDEQGLCFFLIDPFLICNDYEVDADDKILEKIDLKEPSDVCVMAIVTVPAHGSHVTANLQGPLIINRKNRKGMQIVLPNDKYTTKYDILKALKSGGKAQC; translated from the coding sequence ATGGATGTTAAAACGAAGAGCATGGGGATCATTTCCGTCGACGAAGATCACGTGATCACTTTACCGGACGGACTGTTCGGTTTTGAAGATTTTAAAAAATATGCCTTGGTAGATTCGCAATACGAACCTCTGCTATTGATGCAGTCGCTTGACGAACAAGGGCTTTGTTTCTTTCTCATAGATCCGTTTCTTATCTGCAACGATTATGAAGTCGACGCGGACGATAAAATTCTTGAAAAAATAGATTTAAAAGAACCTTCGGACGTCTGCGTTATGGCCATAGTGACGGTTCCCGCGCACGGTTCTCACGTTACGGCAAATCTTCAAGGGCCGCTTATCATTAACCGTAAAAACCGCAAAGGTATGCAGATCGTGCTTCCGAATGATAAATATACTACAAAGTATGATATTTTAAAGGCTCTTAAGTCGGGAGGAAAGGCCCAATGCTGA